A portion of the Gemmatimonadota bacterium genome contains these proteins:
- a CDS encoding VCBS repeat-containing protein, producing MHIAAAALLVGCTTAGGTGASAPDAGGADVAWHREVAPFPVVGRDGAPLDLPFLGGLDAPRLRFADLDGDGDPDLLLQERTDELMFLENVGDPSAARFEWRTDRFEGLSIGEWFRPLDADGDGDVDLFVENPFNHLSYYRNDAGPGAAPRLVLASDSVRLDDGTPVFSDRQNIPSILDLDCNGLLDLFIGRIDGTVSRFEAVAPVGRTAPAFRLVEERWEDIQVVAQLVPSLHGANAMAFGDVDADGDTDLLWGDFFEPGLLLFENFGTCARPRLREEPAPFPAGAPVATSGYNAGEFVDLDGDGDSDLVIGVIGGAYDPSRTAVENVYLLERVDAGWDLATRRLLRAIDVGSESVPALGDLDGDGDVDILVGTKIEGDDARTASLRFLENVGTPTAPAFRERGRLGVRGGFQHAPALGDLDADGDADLLLGTWNRGVSRWRNDGPGADGLPTFTLLDSAYVRLTRGSHSTPALGDVDGDGDLDLAVGESSGEVNLYRNVGSAGTPSFELVTDNWGGLDVGRRSAPALVDLDGDGAPELALGGEAGGLTLVPLDGSAAGAPVDLGLPLPANSAPAFADLDGDGRPELIAGNRSGGLLYYSLSSPSAARD from the coding sequence ATGCATATCGCGGCCGCCGCGCTTCTGGTCGGCTGCACCACGGCCGGGGGCACCGGAGCGTCGGCGCCCGACGCTGGCGGCGCGGACGTCGCGTGGCATCGTGAGGTAGCCCCGTTCCCGGTCGTGGGCCGGGACGGGGCGCCGCTGGACCTCCCCTTCCTGGGCGGGCTGGACGCGCCGCGTCTCCGCTTCGCGGACCTGGACGGCGACGGAGACCCCGATCTGCTGCTCCAGGAGCGCACCGACGAGCTGATGTTCCTGGAAAACGTCGGCGACCCCTCGGCTGCCCGCTTCGAGTGGCGCACCGATCGGTTCGAAGGACTGTCGATCGGCGAGTGGTTCCGCCCCCTGGACGCCGACGGCGACGGCGACGTGGACCTCTTCGTCGAGAACCCCTTCAATCACCTCAGTTACTACCGCAACGACGCCGGCCCGGGCGCTGCGCCCCGGCTGGTGCTGGCGAGCGACAGCGTGCGCCTCGACGACGGGACGCCGGTCTTTTCCGACCGGCAGAACATCCCGTCCATCCTCGACCTGGACTGCAACGGGCTGCTGGACCTGTTCATCGGACGCATCGACGGCACGGTTTCGCGCTTCGAGGCGGTGGCACCCGTGGGCCGAACCGCGCCCGCGTTTCGCTTGGTGGAAGAGCGCTGGGAGGACATCCAGGTGGTCGCGCAGCTCGTGCCCAGCCTGCACGGCGCCAACGCCATGGCGTTCGGAGACGTGGACGCGGACGGCGACACCGACCTGCTGTGGGGCGACTTCTTCGAGCCGGGCCTGCTGCTGTTCGAGAACTTCGGCACGTGCGCGCGGCCCCGGCTGCGCGAGGAGCCGGCGCCCTTCCCCGCCGGCGCCCCCGTGGCCACGAGCGGCTACAACGCGGGCGAGTTCGTGGACCTGGACGGCGACGGCGACTCCGACCTGGTCATCGGCGTGATAGGCGGCGCCTACGATCCCAGCCGGACCGCGGTGGAGAACGTGTACCTGCTGGAGCGCGTGGACGCCGGCTGGGACCTGGCCACGCGGCGCCTGCTGCGCGCGATAGACGTCGGCAGCGAGAGCGTGCCGGCCCTGGGCGACCTGGACGGCGACGGCGACGTCGACATCCTGGTGGGCACCAAGATCGAGGGCGACGACGCCCGGACCGCGTCGCTGCGGTTTCTGGAGAACGTGGGCACGCCCACCGCGCCCGCCTTCCGCGAGCGCGGCCGGCTGGGCGTCCGGGGCGGCTTCCAGCACGCGCCGGCGTTGGGCGACCTGGACGCGGACGGCGACGCCGACCTGCTGCTGGGCACGTGGAACCGCGGCGTTTCGCGCTGGCGCAACGACGGCCCGGGCGCCGACGGCCTGCCGACGTTCACCCTGCTCGACTCGGCGTACGTGCGGCTCACGCGGGGCTCGCACTCCACACCCGCGCTGGGAGACGTGGACGGCGACGGCGACCTGGACCTGGCGGTGGGCGAGTCGTCCGGAGAGGTAAACCTGTACCGCAACGTGGGGTCGGCCGGGACGCCCAGCTTCGAGCTGGTGACGGACAACTGGGGCGGACTCGACGTGGGACGGCGCAGCGCCCCGGCGCTCGTGGATCTGGACGGCGACGGCGCGCCCGAGCTGGCGCTGGGAGGAGAGGCCGGCGGCCTCACGCTGGTGCCGCTGGACGGCTCGGCCGCCGGCGCCCCCGTCGACCTCGGCCTGCCCCTGCCGGCCAACTCGGCCCCCGCGTTCGCCGACCTTGACGGCGACGGCCGGCCGGAGCTGATCGCCGGCAATCGCTCCGGCGGCCTGCTGTACTACTCGCTCAGTTCACCGTCAGCGGCTCGCGACTGA
- a CDS encoding leishmanolysin-related zinc metalloendopeptidase — translation MHRPYPQSLPPAVVLLLGVLLAACGEDGPPPPASIEGTTAAAQTGTVGEAVATAPAVLVEDAAGNPLPGARVTFGVVSGGGSVAAASATTNMAGRASAGTWTLGPTVGEQVVQASAGSLSPVRFTAQAGPGAPASLVALQGDGQMGMVGEALAVRPSVRVEDGFGNPAQGTVVSFQVTAGDGSVSGGNVQAGADGTASPLEWRLGGTAGLNTLSAMVSGLTPVDFNATGERGPASMVGVRDGDNQVASIGQPVPIPPSVLVSDDFGNGVQGATVTFQIETGDGSVAGGTVVTGTDGVAAAMDWTLGSSPGAQSLIATADLVPGDTARLAAVAMPISEFDIEVRFLSETTTAQQFAFAVAQAVWRSAIIGDIIAAQINNQNCLEFGPFTEIVDDLLILAEVIPIDGPGNILGRAGPCLVRTSNDLPAVGIMSFDEADLASLEAAGLLDEVIVHEMGHVLGLGTVKWAPPLLMRAGTNDPIFTGAATLTAFDNVGGASYTGDPVPVENIGEDGDGTYGVHWRESVFDNELMTGFLNAGVNPLSVVSIASMEDLGYLIDLGAADPYMLPAPGVAAARAAAGTRFRLREAPMPPPKKIDP, via the coding sequence ATGCATCGCCCCTACCCGCAGTCCCTCCCGCCCGCGGTTGTCCTGCTCCTCGGCGTACTCCTGGCCGCTTGCGGCGAAGACGGACCGCCGCCACCAGCGTCGATCGAGGGCACCACGGCGGCTGCGCAGACCGGCACGGTCGGCGAGGCCGTGGCGACTGCGCCCGCGGTGCTGGTCGAGGACGCGGCGGGTAATCCGCTGCCGGGCGCGCGCGTGACCTTCGGCGTGGTCTCGGGAGGTGGCAGCGTGGCGGCGGCCAGCGCGACCACCAACATGGCCGGGCGCGCCAGCGCGGGCACCTGGACGCTCGGCCCGACCGTGGGCGAACAGGTGGTGCAGGCCAGCGCCGGAAGCCTCTCCCCGGTGCGCTTCACGGCGCAGGCCGGGCCGGGCGCGCCCGCTTCTCTGGTCGCGCTGCAAGGCGACGGGCAGATGGGGATGGTGGGTGAAGCGCTGGCCGTCCGGCCCAGCGTTCGCGTGGAGGACGGCTTTGGCAATCCGGCGCAGGGGACGGTGGTGAGCTTCCAGGTGACGGCCGGAGACGGCAGCGTGTCGGGCGGTAACGTGCAGGCAGGCGCGGACGGCACCGCGTCGCCGCTCGAGTGGCGCCTGGGAGGCACGGCAGGGCTAAACACTCTGTCCGCGATGGTGTCCGGGCTTACGCCGGTGGACTTCAACGCGACCGGCGAGCGCGGGCCGGCATCCATGGTCGGCGTCCGGGATGGCGATAATCAGGTAGCATCAATAGGACAGCCTGTACCGATTCCCCCTAGCGTGCTCGTATCCGATGACTTCGGAAACGGCGTCCAGGGGGCGACCGTCACCTTCCAGATCGAAACCGGCGACGGGTCGGTCGCGGGCGGCACGGTCGTCACCGGAACCGACGGTGTCGCCGCAGCCATGGATTGGACGCTGGGCAGCTCACCGGGAGCGCAGAGCCTCATCGCGACCGCGGACCTCGTGCCTGGCGACACGGCGCGGCTCGCCGCCGTGGCAATGCCGATTTCCGAGTTCGATATCGAGGTCAGATTCCTCAGCGAGACGACCACCGCCCAGCAGTTTGCATTCGCCGTCGCGCAAGCCGTCTGGCGGTCAGCTATCATAGGCGACATCATCGCGGCGCAGATAAATAACCAGAACTGCTTGGAGTTCGGGCCGTTTACGGAAATCGTGGACGACCTCCTGATTCTCGCGGAGGTGATCCCGATCGACGGGCCGGGCAACATCCTCGGCCGGGCGGGGCCGTGCCTCGTGCGTACCTCGAATGATCTGCCCGCGGTGGGAATCATGAGCTTCGACGAGGCGGACCTGGCGAGCCTGGAAGCGGCCGGACTGCTGGACGAGGTGATCGTGCACGAGATGGGACACGTGCTGGGGCTGGGCACGGTCAAATGGGCGCCCCCGCTGCTCATGAGGGCTGGTACTAACGATCCTATCTTCACGGGAGCCGCAACGCTCACGGCCTTCGACAACGTGGGGGGGGCCTCCTACACAGGCGATCCCGTTCCCGTGGAGAACATCGGGGAGGACGGGGACGGCACCTACGGTGTGCACTGGCGTGAGTCGGTGTTCGACAACGAGCTCATGACGGGTTTCCTGAACGCCGGCGTGAACCCGCTCAGCGTCGTGTCGATCGCGTCGATGGAGGACCTCGGCTATCTCATCGATCTGGGGGCCGCGGATCCGTACATGCTGCCGGCGCCCGGCGTGGCGGCGGCCCGCGCCGCGGCGGGCACCAGGTTCCGGCTGCGCGAGGCGCCGATGCCGCCGCCCAAGAAGATCGACCCGTAG
- a CDS encoding M14 family metallopeptidase encodes MAGSTELTIPVTRRATARARVPLPTLLLAALAAPLGAQAPPSPQDVLGHALGERFTDHGQVVRYFDALAAASDLVSVERYGQTGEGRPLLQALIASADSRARLDQILALNAELTDPGTSAARAAEIAATNPAVVYLSYGVHGNESSSSEASMWTAWDLARGAEGLEGALEGAVVVIDPALNPDGRDRYVGWYRQARGANPNPRPEAREHWEPWPGGRFNHYLFDLNRDWSWATQPETRARLATWARWNPQVHVDFHEMSFNSTYFFFPAADPINPAYPEHTHEWGRRFGDGNAAAFDARGWPYYTAESFDLFYPGYGDTWPSLVGAIGMTYEQAGSARAGLAVERTDGVLLTLRDRAQHHRVAGHATIMTAVNGRGELLEGFARFHRDTGADAGDVLLVPGADPSRAAELVGMLQEQGVQVEVAGRAFEANAGAHNGFSARRSFPAGTYRVRARQPRGRLATTLLEPETELNATYSYDVSAWSLPYAFGVEAHTVRGAPAADWTAAPGSTRLMGSVAAGGWTGSGASLARPAFAGESRSFVASSESGPDAPAASASSVGYLVAPGMGAWRGVARLLAAGGRAIALDEGFDAAGRSWPAGTFWIPAYANDDLDGRLASAGLTGAATPVATGSTVNGNDLGTEESYDLSLPRIGLLAGEGVSPTSLGAHWFFLERTLGVPFDQVPADGLGAGALAPYDVLIVPSVTGSGRRTLDGAGDALGAWVRAGGTLVAVSGGASALAELAEVERVQDEEDDDEEEDEGDDDDLEDALLGREARELERWEQSVPGTIFELSLDPAHPLAFGAGVSSAGDGDADKLFVLHSGDLAFMPDEEFESAAYFPAELAELSGVISEENLESLEQRAWLVSRRMGAGKVILFADDPLFRHFWFGAFQPYANAVLLGPAY; translated from the coding sequence ATGGCCGGCAGCACCGAACTCACCATCCCGGTTACCAGGCGCGCGACGGCAAGGGCGCGGGTGCCCCTGCCGACCCTGCTCCTCGCGGCGCTCGCGGCCCCGCTGGGCGCGCAGGCGCCGCCCTCGCCGCAGGACGTGCTGGGGCACGCGCTGGGCGAGCGCTTCACCGACCACGGCCAGGTGGTGCGCTACTTCGACGCGCTCGCGGCGGCCTCCGACCTGGTGAGCGTCGAGCGGTACGGCCAGACCGGAGAGGGGCGCCCGCTCCTCCAGGCGCTCATCGCGAGCGCCGACAGCCGCGCGCGGCTGGACCAGATCCTGGCGCTGAACGCGGAGCTGACCGACCCCGGCACGAGCGCCGCGCGCGCCGCCGAGATCGCCGCGACCAACCCCGCGGTGGTATACCTGAGCTACGGCGTGCACGGCAACGAGAGCTCCTCCAGCGAGGCCTCGATGTGGACCGCGTGGGACCTGGCGCGCGGCGCCGAGGGGCTGGAGGGGGCGCTGGAGGGAGCCGTCGTGGTGATCGACCCGGCGCTCAACCCGGACGGACGCGACCGCTACGTGGGCTGGTACCGGCAGGCGCGCGGGGCGAACCCGAACCCGCGGCCGGAGGCGCGCGAGCACTGGGAGCCGTGGCCCGGCGGGCGCTTCAATCACTACCTGTTCGACCTCAACCGCGACTGGTCGTGGGCCACGCAGCCCGAGACCCGCGCGCGGCTGGCGACGTGGGCGCGCTGGAATCCGCAGGTGCACGTGGACTTCCACGAGATGTCCTTCAACTCGACCTACTTCTTCTTCCCCGCCGCCGACCCCATCAACCCGGCGTACCCCGAGCACACGCACGAGTGGGGGCGGCGCTTCGGAGACGGCAACGCGGCGGCGTTCGACGCGCGCGGCTGGCCGTACTACACGGCCGAGTCGTTCGACCTGTTCTACCCGGGCTACGGCGACACCTGGCCGAGCCTGGTGGGGGCGATCGGCATGACCTACGAGCAGGCGGGGAGCGCCCGGGCCGGGCTCGCCGTGGAGCGCACCGACGGCGTGCTGCTGACCCTGCGCGACCGCGCCCAGCACCACCGGGTGGCGGGGCACGCCACGATCATGACGGCGGTCAACGGGCGCGGCGAGCTGCTGGAGGGCTTCGCCCGATTCCACCGCGACACGGGCGCGGACGCCGGCGATGTGCTGCTGGTTCCCGGCGCCGACCCCAGCCGCGCGGCCGAGCTGGTGGGGATGCTCCAGGAGCAGGGTGTGCAGGTGGAGGTCGCGGGACGCGCCTTCGAGGCCAACGCCGGCGCGCACAACGGATTCTCCGCGCGCCGCTCGTTCCCGGCGGGGACGTACCGCGTGCGCGCTCGGCAGCCGCGGGGCCGGCTTGCGACCACGCTGCTGGAGCCCGAGACCGAGCTCAACGCGACCTACTCCTACGACGTGAGTGCGTGGTCGCTGCCCTACGCGTTCGGCGTCGAGGCGCACACCGTGCGCGGCGCGCCCGCCGCCGACTGGACCGCCGCACCGGGATCGACCCGGCTCATGGGGAGCGTGGCGGCGGGCGGCTGGACCGGTTCCGGCGCGTCGCTCGCGCGCCCCGCGTTCGCGGGGGAGAGCCGCTCCTTCGTGGCGTCCAGCGAATCCGGCCCGGACGCGCCCGCCGCGTCTGCCTCCAGCGTGGGCTACCTGGTGGCGCCGGGCATGGGCGCGTGGCGCGGCGTCGCGCGGCTGCTCGCCGCCGGCGGGCGCGCCATCGCGCTGGACGAGGGCTTCGACGCCGCCGGCCGGAGCTGGCCCGCGGGCACCTTCTGGATCCCGGCGTACGCCAACGACGACCTGGACGGGCGCCTCGCGAGCGCGGGGCTGACAGGGGCAGCGACGCCGGTCGCGACGGGATCTACGGTCAACGGCAACGACCTCGGCACCGAGGAGTCCTACGACCTGTCGCTGCCCCGCATCGGCCTGCTGGCCGGCGAGGGCGTGTCGCCCACCTCGCTGGGCGCGCACTGGTTCTTCCTGGAGCGGACTCTGGGCGTGCCGTTCGACCAGGTGCCGGCGGACGGACTGGGCGCGGGCGCGCTGGCTCCCTACGACGTGCTGATCGTGCCCTCGGTGACGGGCTCCGGCCGCAGGACGCTGGACGGCGCGGGCGACGCTCTGGGCGCGTGGGTGCGCGCGGGGGGCACGCTGGTGGCGGTGTCCGGCGGCGCGTCGGCGCTGGCGGAGCTGGCGGAGGTGGAGCGCGTGCAGGACGAGGAGGACGACGACGAGGAAGAGGACGAGGGGGACGACGACGACCTGGAGGACGCGCTGCTGGGCCGCGAGGCGCGCGAGCTGGAGCGCTGGGAGCAGAGCGTGCCCGGGACGATCTTCGAGCTGAGCCTGGATCCCGCGCACCCGCTCGCGTTCGGGGCGGGCGTGTCATCGGCCGGCGACGGCGACGCCGACAAGCTGTTCGTGCTGCACTCCGGCGACCTTGCGTTCATGCCCGACGAGGAGTTCGAGTCGGCCGCCTACTTCCCCGCCGAGCTCGCCGAGCTGAGCGGCGTGATCAGCGAGGAGAACCTCGAGTCGCTCGAGCAGCGCGCGTGGCTAGTGTCACGCCGCATGGGCGCCGGCAAGGTCATCCTGTTCGCCGACGACCCGCTGTTCCGCCACTTCTGGTTCGGCGCCTTCCAGCCCTACGCCAACGCGGTGCTGCTGGGGCCGGCGTACTAG
- the guaA gene encoding glutamine-hydrolyzing GMP synthase: MTQRILILDYGSQFTQLIARRIRELSVYCEIQPATITMDDIRAWDPAGIVLSGGPASVYEAEGLLADADLLRMGVPVLGICYGMQVIAHLEGAAVASGKREYGRAEVTIRDADDLFKGFDPGGSTTVWMSHGDHVDEPPPGYRTLAATESVPVAAFGAEDRPIFGVQFHPEVAHTPRGGEILANFVYGLCGCDASWTAGSFIDDSVARIREQVGSDAVICGLSGGVDSSVAAALVHRAVGDQLTCIFVDNGLLRQGEAENVERTFRRHMGIKLVVVDAADRFLDALEGVDDPEQKRRRVGETFIRVFEEAARDAGDDARLLVQGTLYPDVIESISVRGPSATIKTHHNVGGLPEDLPFELVEPLRELFKDEVRLVGRELGLSDELVGRHPFPGPGLAIRVLGEVSRDRLDVLRQADAIYLEEIRAAGLYDDIWQAFAVLLPVRSVGVMGDFRTYEHVLSLRAVTSRDGMTADWYPFPHEVLGRMANRIINEVTGVNRVCYDVSSKPPATIEWE, from the coding sequence ATGACGCAACGCATCCTGATCCTCGACTACGGCTCGCAGTTCACGCAGCTCATCGCGCGCCGCATCCGCGAGCTGAGCGTGTACTGCGAGATCCAACCCGCGACCATCACCATGGACGACATCCGCGCCTGGGACCCCGCGGGCATCGTGCTGTCGGGCGGCCCTGCCTCGGTCTACGAGGCCGAGGGCCTGCTGGCCGACGCCGATCTGCTGCGCATGGGCGTGCCGGTGCTGGGGATCTGCTACGGCATGCAGGTGATAGCGCACCTGGAGGGCGCCGCGGTGGCGAGCGGCAAGCGCGAGTACGGCCGCGCGGAGGTCACCATCCGGGACGCCGATGATCTCTTCAAGGGGTTCGACCCGGGTGGCTCGACCACTGTCTGGATGAGCCACGGCGACCACGTGGACGAGCCGCCGCCGGGCTACCGCACGCTGGCCGCGACCGAGTCGGTGCCCGTCGCCGCGTTCGGCGCCGAGGACAGGCCGATCTTCGGCGTCCAGTTCCACCCCGAGGTGGCGCACACCCCGCGCGGTGGGGAAATCCTGGCCAACTTCGTCTACGGCTTGTGCGGCTGCGACGCGTCCTGGACCGCGGGTTCGTTCATCGACGACTCGGTCGCCCGCATCAGGGAGCAGGTGGGCTCCGACGCCGTGATCTGCGGGCTCTCCGGAGGGGTCGACTCCTCGGTGGCCGCGGCGCTCGTGCACCGCGCGGTGGGCGATCAGCTCACCTGCATCTTCGTCGACAACGGGCTGCTGCGGCAGGGCGAGGCCGAGAACGTCGAGCGCACCTTCCGGCGCCACATGGGCATCAAGCTGGTGGTGGTCGACGCGGCCGATCGTTTCCTGGACGCGCTGGAGGGCGTGGACGACCCGGAACAGAAACGCAGGCGCGTAGGCGAGACCTTCATCCGCGTGTTCGAGGAGGCGGCGCGGGACGCCGGCGACGACGCGCGCCTCCTGGTCCAGGGCACGCTTTACCCGGACGTGATAGAGTCGATCTCGGTGCGCGGGCCCTCGGCCACCATAAAGACCCACCACAACGTCGGCGGGCTGCCGGAGGACCTCCCGTTCGAGCTGGTCGAGCCGCTGAGGGAGCTGTTCAAGGACGAGGTGCGACTGGTGGGCCGCGAGCTGGGACTCTCCGACGAGCTGGTGGGGCGCCACCCCTTCCCGGGCCCGGGCCTGGCGATCCGCGTGCTGGGGGAGGTGTCGCGAGACCGCCTGGACGTCCTGCGCCAGGCCGACGCGATCTACCTGGAGGAGATCCGCGCCGCCGGCCTCTACGACGACATCTGGCAGGCGTTCGCGGTGCTGCTGCCGGTCCGTTCGGTTGGCGTCATGGGCGACTTCCGGACCTACGAGCACGTGCTGTCGCTGCGCGCGGTGACCAGCCGCGACGGGATGACCGCGGACTGGTACCCCTTCCCGCACGAGGTGCTGGGCCGGATGGCCAACCGCATCATCAACGAGGTGACGGGCGTGAACCGCGTCTGCTACGACGTCAGCTCCAAGCCGCCCGCGACGATCGAGTGGGAGTAG
- the lysA gene encoding diaminopimelate decarboxylase — MAHQFAHRAGHLHCEGVPARRLAEELGTPLYVYSRSAILERYRAFRDAFAALDPLIAYAVKANGNLGVLRLLASEGAGADIVSGGELRRALAAGVPAERIVFSGVGKTEAELAEALDAGIYGFNVESAGELRALARVAAGRGRRAPFAVRVNPDVEADTPHHYTRTGHGASKFGVAVAEAPELYRVAAADPALEVRGVSVHIGSQITEPAPFARALRRVAELVDELREGGIELTYLDVGGGFGVPYAEEPAAAPAEFAAVLTGPLAATGLRPVLEPGRIIVGPAGLLLTRVLYVKQNGGRTFVITDAGMNDLMRPSHYEGYHRVEAVDQASDREPASVDIVGPVCESGDFLALDRVLARPEEGDLLAIRTTGAYGFSMASSYNSRPRPAEALVDGDRIEVVRRRETYDDLILHEA; from the coding sequence ATGGCGCACCAGTTCGCCCACCGCGCCGGCCACCTGCACTGCGAGGGGGTGCCCGCCCGCCGCCTCGCCGAAGAGCTGGGCACGCCGCTCTACGTGTACAGCAGGTCTGCCATCCTGGAGCGCTACCGCGCGTTCCGCGACGCCTTCGCCGCGCTGGATCCGCTGATAGCGTACGCGGTCAAGGCCAACGGCAACCTGGGCGTGCTGCGGCTGCTCGCTTCCGAAGGTGCGGGGGCCGACATCGTCAGCGGCGGGGAGCTGCGGCGGGCGCTCGCCGCGGGCGTCCCCGCCGAGCGCATCGTCTTCAGCGGCGTGGGCAAGACCGAAGCCGAGCTGGCCGAGGCGCTGGACGCCGGGATCTACGGCTTCAACGTCGAGAGCGCCGGCGAGCTGCGCGCGCTGGCCAGGGTGGCCGCCGGCCGCGGCCGGAGGGCTCCCTTTGCGGTGCGCGTGAACCCCGACGTCGAGGCCGACACGCCGCACCACTACACCCGCACCGGGCACGGCGCGAGCAAGTTCGGCGTGGCGGTCGCTGAGGCCCCCGAGCTGTACCGCGTCGCCGCGGCCGATCCGGCGCTGGAGGTGCGCGGCGTGAGCGTGCACATCGGCAGCCAGATCACCGAGCCGGCGCCCTTCGCGCGCGCGCTCCGGCGCGTGGCCGAGCTGGTGGATGAGCTGCGCGAGGGGGGCATCGAGCTGACCTACCTGGACGTCGGCGGCGGGTTCGGGGTGCCCTACGCCGAGGAGCCCGCGGCCGCCCCCGCGGAGTTCGCCGCCGTGCTGACTGGGCCGCTCGCCGCCACCGGCCTGCGTCCTGTGCTGGAGCCCGGCAGGATAATCGTGGGGCCGGCGGGGCTGCTGCTGACCCGCGTGCTCTACGTGAAGCAGAACGGCGGCCGCACCTTCGTGATCACCGACGCCGGCATGAACGACCTGATGCGCCCCAGCCACTACGAAGGCTATCACCGCGTGGAGGCGGTGGACCAGGCCTCGGATCGCGAGCCCGCCAGCGTGGACATCGTGGGCCCGGTGTGCGAGAGCGGGGACTTCCTGGCGCTCGACCGCGTGCTCGCGCGGCCCGAGGAGGGCGACCTGCTGGCCATCCGCACCACCGGCGCGTACGGATTCTCGATGGCCTCCAGCTACAACTCGCGGCCGCGCCCCGCCGAAGCGCTGGTGGACGGCGACCGGATCGAGGTGGTCCGGCGCCGCGAGACCTACGACGACCTGATCCTGCACGAGGCATGA
- the proS gene encoding proline--tRNA ligase produces the protein MAGEKGLTTRGEDFAAWYNEVVLRAELADYSPVRGSMVIRPYGYGIWENMQGALDGLFKETGHENAYFPLLIPQSFLEREKEHIKGFAPEVAVVTRAGGKELEEPLVIRPTSETIIYHMFAKWVQSYRDLPILMNQWANVMRWELRTRLFLRTSEFLWQEGHTAHATDAEAEAETLLILGLYRRFMEEWMAMPPLTGKKTDAERFAGAVRTYACEALMQDNRALQAGTSHNLGQNFSRQFDFRFQTEDGGEDYAWNTSWGVSTRLVGGLVMTHGDDVGLIVPPRLAPIQVVIVPILRGDGSEAVLAKARAVGEELRAQGLRVRVDDRDTGSPGAKFWEWERKGVPLRIEIGPKDVDKGQLVLVRRFVPEGVDKKAFLEERAAIASVPGLLDEIQDAMLAGAIQRRETNSHRGVHDYDAFRQIMEGAGGFVYAGWCGSAECETKAKNDTKASIRCLPSEDFRSPEVPGRCLVCGGAAAEEAVWARAY, from the coding sequence GCCGCGTGGTACAACGAGGTGGTGCTGCGCGCCGAGCTGGCCGACTACTCGCCGGTGCGCGGCAGCATGGTCATCCGCCCGTACGGTTACGGCATCTGGGAGAACATGCAGGGTGCGCTGGACGGCCTCTTCAAGGAGACCGGGCACGAGAACGCGTACTTCCCGCTGCTCATCCCGCAGAGCTTCCTGGAGCGGGAGAAGGAGCACATAAAGGGCTTCGCGCCCGAGGTGGCGGTGGTCACACGCGCGGGCGGCAAGGAGCTGGAGGAGCCGCTCGTCATCCGGCCCACCTCGGAGACCATCATCTACCACATGTTCGCCAAGTGGGTGCAGAGCTACCGGGACCTGCCGATCCTGATGAACCAGTGGGCGAACGTGATGCGCTGGGAGCTGCGCACGCGGCTGTTCCTGCGCACCTCGGAGTTCCTCTGGCAGGAGGGCCACACCGCGCACGCCACCGACGCCGAGGCGGAGGCGGAGACGCTGCTGATCCTGGGGCTCTACCGGCGCTTCATGGAGGAGTGGATGGCCATGCCGCCGCTCACCGGCAAGAAGACCGACGCCGAGCGCTTCGCGGGGGCGGTGCGGACCTACGCGTGCGAGGCGCTCATGCAGGACAACCGGGCGCTGCAGGCGGGCACGTCGCACAACCTGGGGCAGAACTTCTCGCGCCAGTTCGACTTCCGCTTCCAGACCGAGGACGGCGGCGAGGACTACGCCTGGAACACCTCCTGGGGCGTGTCCACGCGGCTGGTGGGCGGGCTGGTGATGACCCACGGCGACGACGTCGGGCTCATCGTGCCGCCGCGGCTGGCGCCGATCCAGGTGGTGATAGTGCCCATCCTGCGTGGCGACGGCTCAGAAGCGGTGCTCGCCAAGGCCCGCGCGGTTGGGGAGGAGCTGCGCGCCCAGGGCCTGCGCGTGCGCGTGGACGACCGCGACACCGGCAGCCCGGGCGCCAAGTTCTGGGAGTGGGAGCGCAAGGGCGTGCCGCTGCGCATCGAGATCGGCCCCAAGGACGTGGACAAGGGCCAGCTCGTGCTCGTGCGCCGCTTCGTGCCCGAAGGAGTGGACAAGAAGGCCTTCCTCGAAGAGCGGGCGGCGATCGCGTCGGTGCCGGGCCTGCTGGATGAGATCCAGGACGCCATGCTGGCCGGCGCCATCCAGCGCCGCGAGACGAACTCGCACCGGGGCGTGCACGACTACGACGCCTTCCGCCAGATCATGGAGGGCGCTGGGGGCTTCGTCTACGCCGGCTGGTGCGGCTCGGCGGAGTGCGAGACCAAGGCCAAGAACGACACCAAGGCCAGCATCAGGTGCTTGCCGTCCGAGGATTTCCGTTCGCCGGAGGTGCCGGGGCGTTGTCTGGTGTGCGGCGGCGCCGCCGCGGAGGAGGCGGTCTGGGCGAGGGCGTACTGA